The genomic DNA ACGGTAGGCATGCCGGAATTTATCTACTTGTTCCGGTGATATGAACAGAATAGCTGACTGAGGCGGTTCCTAGTCGACGGTGGTCACCGTGCAATCAAGTACTCGAGAATAGGTGGTGTTCAGAAAGAGATCTACAGTGAAGGTATGCCGGCGCAATTCTTCTcgttttcccttcctttcaTCCCTTCACTCCTATACTAACTAGCTATCTTCACGTTAGGTACTCATATCAGGATTCCATGGATCGAAACGCCGGTTATCTATGACGTGCGCGCAAAGCCGCGTAACATCGCTTCCCTCACTGGTACCAAGGACTTGCAGATGGTGAACATCACCTGCCGTGTTCTGTCGAGGCCCCGGGTGGATGCTCTTCCACAGATCTACCGTACCCTCGGACAGGACTTCGATGAGCGCGTCCTCCCTTCGATTGTCAACGAGGTCCTGAAGAGCGTGGTTGCGCAATTCAACGCTAGTCAGCTTATCACCCAGCGTGAGAATGTCGCCAGGATGGTTCGGGATAGCCTCGCTCGCCGAGCCGCTCGCTTCAACATTGCTTTGGACGATGTGTCGCTTACGGTATGGTTCCCAACTGGTGCATAGATCCGAGATGCTTAAACACTGACGTCGTACCCTTTAACAGCACCTGACCTTCTCCCCTGAATTCACCGCCGCTGTCGAAGCCAAGCAAGTCGCCCAGCAGGAAGCCCAGCGTGCTGCTTTCCTGGTCGACAAGGCCCGCCAAGAGAAGCAAGCCTTCATTGTCCGCGCCCAAGGTGAGGCCCGTTCCGCCGAACTCATTGGTGATGCcatcaagaagagcaagagtTACATCGAGCTGCGTAAGATCGAGAATGCTCGTCAAATTGCCCAGATTCTGCAGGAGAACGGTGGCAAGAACAAGCTGTACCTGGATTCCCAGGGTCTGGGTCT from Aspergillus oryzae RIB40 DNA, chromosome 7 includes the following:
- a CDS encoding prohibitin subunit PHB2 (prohibitin-like protein); its protein translation is MARNPREQWERLQVILQNRGSRGGFGFGGFPSGGGRGGLGLSGALILLGVGGWAISNSLFNVDGGHRAIKYSRIGGVQKEIYSEGTHIRIPWIETPVIYDVRAKPRNIASLTGTKDLQMVNITCRVLSRPRVDALPQIYRTLGQDFDERVLPSIVNEVLKSVVAQFNASQLITQRENVARMVRDSLARRAARFNIALDDVSLTHLTFSPEFTAAVEAKQVAQQEAQRAAFLVDKARQEKQAFIVRAQGEARSAELIGDAIKKSKSYIELRKIENARQIAQILQENGGKNKLYLDSQGLGLNVNANVEDSK